The Candidatus Hydrogenedentota bacterium genome has a window encoding:
- a CDS encoding 2-oxoisovalerate dehydrogenase: MTEIVFQVEEDEVGGGWVARALGENITTQADTIDELKTMIRDALQCHFENENDIPPAIQLHFVRDEVISFAV; the protein is encoded by the coding sequence ATGACGGAAATCGTATTTCAGGTGGAGGAAGACGAAGTAGGCGGCGGCTGGGTGGCGCGCGCGTTGGGCGAGAATATCACCACGCAGGCCGACACGATTGATGAACTCAAGACGATGATCCGCGACGCGCTGCAATGCCACTTCGAGAATGAGAACGATATCCCGCCCGCGATCCAGTTGCATTTTGTGCGGGACGAGGTCATCAGTTTTGCCGTCTAA